In Petrotoga miotherma DSM 10691, one DNA window encodes the following:
- a CDS encoding cryptochrome/photolyase family protein has protein sequence MIKIPNYKYKIGLHIFRRDLRLEDNTSLIEALQSCEKVIPAFIFDDRQIKDNDYKSDNAVQFMINSLKELNDELHQLNARLYFFEGLTSKVVESLIKTLGIEAVFANKDYTPFSKKRDNEIKAICEKERVDFKEHFDVLIHEPTEVLKDNGMPYIKFTDFLKKSKKIDVLEPQKNKFKNYFTEKISSSIALQVDKFPQNENLMLKGGRKEGLRYIERIVKLKNYSEIRNIPSIDGTTKLSPHLKFGTVSVREVYKKVNENFGNEHEIITQLHWRDFFTHILYHFPHVLGSSFKEKYNQIQWENDLDKFKAWCTGRTGYPIVDAGMRQLNLTGWMHNRVRMITGSFLVKDLHIDWRWGEKYFAQKLVDYDPAINNGNWQWVASTGCDAQPFFRIFNPILQQQKFDAACDYIKTWLPELTNLNSEQIHTLNIPKDIDYPTPIVDHKIASEKAKKLYKI, from the coding sequence GTGATAAAAATACCGAATTATAAATATAAAATTGGGTTGCACATATTCAGACGAGATCTTAGGTTAGAGGATAATACTTCTCTCATAGAAGCTCTTCAAAGTTGTGAAAAAGTCATACCTGCTTTTATATTTGATGACCGACAGATTAAAGACAATGATTACAAATCAGACAACGCGGTTCAATTTATGATCAACAGTCTAAAAGAACTCAATGATGAGCTACACCAATTGAACGCTAGACTATACTTTTTTGAAGGTCTTACTTCTAAAGTAGTTGAAAGCTTAATTAAGACATTAGGAATAGAAGCAGTTTTTGCGAATAAAGATTACACTCCATTTAGTAAGAAAAGAGATAACGAAATAAAAGCCATTTGTGAAAAGGAAAGAGTAGATTTCAAAGAACATTTTGATGTTTTAATACATGAACCCACAGAAGTTTTGAAAGATAATGGTATGCCATATATAAAGTTCACCGATTTTTTAAAAAAATCCAAAAAAATAGATGTGCTAGAACCACAGAAGAATAAATTTAAAAATTATTTTACAGAAAAAATTAGCTCAAGTATTGCTCTTCAGGTTGATAAATTTCCTCAAAATGAAAATTTAATGTTAAAAGGTGGGCGAAAAGAAGGGTTACGTTATATAGAGAGAATAGTCAAATTAAAAAATTACAGTGAAATTAGAAACATACCTTCAATCGATGGAACAACAAAATTATCTCCCCATCTTAAATTTGGAACAGTTTCTGTGAGAGAGGTATATAAAAAAGTAAATGAAAACTTCGGTAATGAACACGAAATTATTACACAACTTCACTGGCGTGATTTTTTTACTCATATTCTTTATCATTTCCCTCATGTTTTAGGGAGTTCCTTCAAGGAGAAATACAACCAAATACAGTGGGAAAATGATTTGGATAAATTTAAAGCGTGGTGTACAGGGAGAACAGGTTATCCTATAGTTGATGCTGGAATGAGACAATTGAATCTAACGGGATGGATGCATAACCGAGTAAGAATGATAACAGGGAGTTTTCTTGTTAAGGATTTACATATTGATTGGCGATGGGGAGAAAAATACTTTGCACAAAAATTAGTTGACTACGATCCTGCAATTAATAACGGTAATTGGCAATGGGTTGCTTCAACAGGTTGTGATGCTCAGCCTTTTTTCCGAATATTTAACCCAATTTTGCAACAGCAAAAATTTGATGCTGCATGTGATTACATAAAGACTTGGTTACCAGAATTAACCAATCTTAACTCAGAGCAAATACATACTTTGAACATTCCAAAAGACATCGATTATCCAACACCTATTGTCGATCATAAAATAGCTTCAGAAAAGGCTAAAAAACTTTATAAAATATGA
- a CDS encoding ABC transporter permease has translation MMKALIKKELRTFIRKQFQLLLLLTAITIFVIVFNLDGSNKFNPILISSFTVTFFVPYTFGWISFQKEKENKNISYLLASPLNIKEIFLGKMLAVLLFTQVFMLWGIIVQYITNIFSMGVIANFEILLTVLITFPIWSAVLSGLVGIGLLVFDNPFIVRILLFLFLIFVGMNGNLWEKLIILENWQNLIFIFLGLMAILGIIYFVNIFGKRLMIE, from the coding sequence ATGATGAAAGCCCTAATTAAAAAAGAGTTACGAACGTTCATAAGGAAACAATTCCAATTATTGTTGCTTTTGACGGCTATTACAATCTTTGTAATAGTGTTTAATTTGGATGGTTCAAATAAATTTAACCCTATTCTTATCTCATCTTTTACGGTTACTTTTTTCGTACCTTATACATTTGGTTGGATCAGCTTTCAAAAAGAGAAGGAAAATAAAAATATCTCATACCTTTTGGCATCACCTTTAAATATAAAAGAAATATTCTTGGGGAAAATGTTGGCAGTATTATTGTTCACACAGGTATTCATGTTATGGGGAATTATTGTGCAATATATAACAAACATTTTTTCTATGGGAGTAATTGCTAATTTTGAAATACTTTTAACGGTATTGATAACCTTTCCGATTTGGTCGGCGGTACTTAGTGGTTTGGTTGGAATAGGGCTTCTCGTGTTTGATAACCCATTCATAGTTAGAATCCTTCTTTTTTTATTCTTAATTTTTGTGGGAATGAATGGAAATCTGTGGGAAAAGTTAATTATTTTAGAAAACTGGCAAAATCTTATTTTCATATTTTTGGGATTAATGGCTATATTAGGAATCATCTACTTCGTAAATATCTTTGGCAAAAGACTGATGATAGAATAA
- the ligA gene encoding NAD-dependent DNA ligase LigA: MDIPKNIKERYEKLKAEIEEHNYRYYVLADPIISDQEYDKLFKELVELEKKYPELKTPDSPTQRIGGIVVEGFNKVNHSIPMLSLDNTYNEEEILDFHKRVLKNLNLTHVEYFCELKIDGVSVALRYTDGVLTQAITRGDGTTGEDITQNVKTIPSIPLRLRKNLSIEVRGEIYMPKKEFVRINSEREEKGLPVFANPRNATAGTLKLLDSKEVAKRKLSSFMYYVIFPQNYNLETQEEAINFLKEVGFRINPNYKKVEDIGQVIEFWKEWNRRRKELEYEVDGIVVKVNSFELQRVLGETARSPRWAIAFKFEAEQKETKLKAIKLQVGSTGIITPVAEFDPIQLEGTTVKRASLHNFDYIKERDIREGDYVLIEKAGGIIPQVIGPVKEKRTGEEKIIQPPEKCPVCGGKVGKIKSSEVAIRCLNPSCPEKLLRTLENFVSRDAMNIQGLGPKLLKRMVDAGLVKDVADLYYLNDQKIRSLGEGIGDKTVENILTQIEQSKNRELYRLINALGIPNVGLKTAKDLANHFKNLDSLIDAKFDELVEIEGIGEDIANAIIKFFSQEEVKKIVKKLKDAGVNMGKKEEEKSEGPLKGLVICQTGALSKMTRQEFAEYVESKGGTFSENVTKKTNILVVGENPGSKLDKAQSYGITIMSEEEFFDKYGES; encoded by the coding sequence TTGGACATACCAAAAAACATAAAAGAACGATACGAAAAGTTAAAAGCAGAAATAGAAGAACATAACTACCGATACTACGTATTGGCTGATCCCATTATCTCGGATCAGGAATACGATAAGCTATTTAAAGAATTAGTAGAGCTCGAAAAGAAATATCCCGAATTGAAAACACCCGATTCTCCCACTCAAAGGATCGGTGGGATAGTTGTTGAGGGATTCAATAAAGTAAACCATTCCATACCGATGTTATCTTTAGATAACACCTACAACGAAGAAGAAATCTTAGATTTTCACAAAAGGGTTTTAAAGAACTTGAACTTAACCCATGTTGAGTACTTCTGTGAACTAAAGATAGATGGAGTATCGGTAGCTTTAAGGTACACCGATGGAGTATTAACTCAAGCTATAACCAGAGGCGATGGAACAACAGGAGAAGATATCACGCAAAACGTAAAAACCATCCCATCTATTCCTTTAAGATTGAGGAAAAATCTATCCATTGAAGTACGTGGAGAAATATACATGCCAAAAAAAGAATTTGTGAGAATAAATTCTGAAAGGGAAGAAAAAGGGTTACCTGTTTTCGCTAATCCTAGAAATGCCACAGCGGGCACTTTAAAACTTTTGGACAGTAAAGAAGTGGCAAAAAGAAAGTTAAGCTCTTTTATGTATTACGTTATCTTCCCTCAAAATTACAACTTAGAAACTCAAGAGGAAGCAATAAATTTTCTGAAAGAAGTTGGTTTCAGAATCAATCCTAATTACAAAAAGGTCGAAGATATTGGACAAGTTATAGAATTTTGGAAAGAATGGAATCGAAGGAGAAAGGAATTAGAATACGAAGTAGATGGAATAGTAGTTAAGGTGAACAGTTTTGAATTACAGAGAGTCCTTGGTGAAACTGCCCGATCCCCAAGATGGGCAATAGCTTTCAAATTTGAAGCTGAACAGAAAGAAACGAAACTAAAAGCTATAAAGCTTCAAGTTGGGAGTACAGGAATAATAACCCCCGTTGCAGAATTTGACCCCATACAACTCGAAGGAACAACGGTAAAAAGGGCAAGTCTACACAACTTTGACTATATAAAAGAAAGAGATATAAGGGAAGGCGATTATGTATTAATTGAAAAAGCAGGTGGCATAATACCACAAGTTATAGGGCCCGTTAAAGAAAAAAGAACCGGGGAAGAAAAAATAATTCAACCTCCTGAAAAATGCCCTGTATGTGGTGGAAAAGTTGGGAAAATAAAATCTTCCGAAGTGGCAATAAGATGTTTGAATCCCTCTTGTCCAGAAAAGCTTTTAAGAACTTTGGAAAATTTCGTTTCAAGAGACGCAATGAATATCCAAGGACTTGGCCCAAAGTTATTGAAAAGAATGGTAGATGCAGGTTTAGTTAAAGATGTAGCAGATCTGTATTATTTAAACGACCAAAAAATTAGAAGCTTAGGAGAAGGTATAGGAGACAAAACGGTAGAAAATATATTGACACAAATAGAGCAATCCAAAAATAGAGAATTGTACAGATTAATTAACGCTCTTGGGATACCAAATGTTGGTTTAAAAACGGCGAAAGACCTTGCTAATCATTTTAAAAATTTAGACAGTTTAATAGACGCAAAATTTGATGAACTTGTAGAAATAGAGGGCATTGGTGAAGATATAGCAAATGCAATTATAAAGTTTTTTTCACAGGAAGAAGTTAAAAAGATCGTTAAAAAATTAAAAGATGCAGGGGTCAACATGGGCAAAAAAGAAGAAGAAAAATCAGAAGGACCTTTAAAAGGTTTAGTTATATGTCAAACCGGTGCACTTTCTAAAATGACAAGACAAGAGTTCGCCGAATACGTTGAATCTAAAGGCGGTACCTTCTCTGAAAACGTGACGAAGAAAACAAATATCCTAGTAGTTGGAGAAAACCCTGGTTCTAAATTAGATAAAGCTCAAAGTTACGGAATTACTATAATGAGTGAAGAAGAGTTCTTTGATAAATATGGAGAAAGTTAG
- the acpS gene encoding holo-ACP synthase — translation MIRGIGVDIVKVDRINEKNVQKILSQKEKEIYDTFKGQKRKKEYAAGRFAVKESLIKCFKRFIPYSQITVLNKQSGEPYLDEESVKYLFEKFGGNGTIHISIAHEREFAVATAVVIDED, via the coding sequence ATGATCAGAGGAATAGGAGTTGACATCGTAAAAGTCGACAGGATCAACGAAAAAAACGTCCAAAAAATTCTCTCTCAAAAAGAAAAAGAAATATACGATACGTTTAAAGGGCAAAAAAGAAAAAAAGAATATGCAGCGGGTCGTTTTGCAGTAAAAGAATCTTTAATAAAATGTTTCAAAAGGTTTATCCCTTACTCACAAATTACCGTTCTAAACAAACAAAGTGGAGAACCCTATTTAGATGAAGAATCGGTGAAATATCTATTCGAAAAGTTTGGAGGTAATGGAACGATACACATATCTATAGCCCATGAAAGAGAGTTTGCCGTAGCAACAGCGGTTGTAATAGATGAGGACTAA
- a CDS encoding radical SAM protein, producing MEGFFFETKKGNQYFYSDSTGVVKYVDNIKAARQLEKENKTKNCILQQKVELEDIHTYLKQNGTKELFLIVTEDCNLRCKYCAYSGNYYNMRIHRQVYMESSIAKEAVKKYLNTLKETKRRNPYLKPIIGFYGGEPLLNFDLIKEVINYAKKIYKGCFFTLTTNGILLRKEIADFLAQNEVAIAVSLNGQREEHDRLRVFPDHSGSFDIILKNLINLSEKYSDYYKKFCSIIVCYDYGSDIIEMSRFFDKQADLLKVARVNMISDSFGRWYKRYSKEDKEKFFERMEYCKQMYFEHLKRGNENRFLSALIGTPYTLILNRSINILYSLTRPKFLPFTATCVPGTKVAVDPDGNLHCCEKMNYNFPIGNVQKWLEIEKIGILVEKYNSEITKDCLNCCVKRLCPLCFALTAGIEKFEKEPADVCEKIRKSIKKQFEEVWSLLEDGVDLFDIVTQKGYKQGGVFL from the coding sequence ATGGAAGGGTTTTTTTTTGAAACAAAGAAAGGAAATCAATATTTTTATTCTGATTCAACAGGAGTAGTCAAATATGTGGATAATATAAAAGCAGCCAGACAATTAGAAAAGGAAAACAAAACCAAAAATTGTATTTTGCAACAAAAGGTCGAATTAGAAGATATACATACTTATTTAAAACAAAATGGTACAAAGGAGTTATTTCTAATAGTTACAGAAGACTGTAATCTTAGATGCAAATATTGTGCATATTCAGGAAACTATTACAATATGAGAATACATAGGCAAGTTTACATGGAAAGCAGTATAGCAAAAGAAGCTGTTAAAAAATACTTAAACACTTTAAAAGAAACAAAGAGGAGAAATCCATATTTAAAACCCATTATTGGTTTTTATGGAGGGGAGCCTTTATTAAATTTTGATCTTATTAAAGAAGTAATTAATTATGCAAAAAAGATCTATAAAGGATGTTTTTTTACACTTACAACAAATGGGATTTTACTGAGGAAGGAAATAGCAGATTTCCTTGCTCAAAATGAAGTTGCAATTGCAGTCAGTTTGAATGGGCAGAGAGAAGAACATGATAGGCTTCGCGTTTTTCCAGATCATTCTGGAAGCTTTGATATAATTTTAAAAAATTTAATAAATCTGAGTGAAAAATATTCTGATTATTATAAAAAGTTCTGTTCTATAATTGTATGCTATGATTATGGTAGCGATATAATAGAAATGTCACGTTTTTTTGATAAGCAAGCTGATTTATTAAAAGTCGCAAGAGTTAATATGATTTCAGACTCTTTTGGAAGATGGTACAAACGATACTCTAAAGAGGACAAAGAGAAATTTTTTGAAAGAATGGAATACTGTAAACAAATGTATTTTGAACATTTAAAAAGAGGAAATGAAAATAGATTTTTGTCTGCACTAATAGGTACACCATATACTTTAATTCTTAACAGAAGCATAAATATCCTTTACTCTTTAACGAGGCCAAAATTTTTACCTTTTACAGCAACTTGCGTACCGGGAACAAAAGTTGCTGTTGATCCAGATGGTAATTTACATTGTTGTGAAAAAATGAATTATAATTTCCCTATCGGCAATGTACAAAAGTGGTTAGAAATTGAAAAGATAGGAATTCTTGTGGAAAAATATAATAGTGAGATAACCAAAGATTGTTTGAATTGTTGTGTAAAGAGATTATGTCCTTTGTGTTTTGCGTTAACAGCTGGCATTGAAAAATTTGAAAAAGAGCCGGCAGACGTTTGTGAGAAAATCAGAAAAAGTATTAAGAAACAATTTGAAGAAGTATGGAGCCTTCTCGAAGATGGTGTTGATCTTTTCGATATTGTGACGCAAAAAGGTTATAAACAGGGGGGTGTATTTCTTTGA
- a CDS encoding ABC transporter ATP-binding protein yields the protein METIILKDIRKVYKNGVEALKDINISINAGEIVGLIGPNGAGKTTLINIILGLLKPTEGVSKILGVDTDKMTKQQRKKIGFILDGPGLYNDLTVDENIKFWSELYGVSQVRGEALLNQWGLYENRGSLVKGLSAGMKQKLAISRAFLHDPSIVLMDEPTSNLDPVARKNMVEFLKSLHDKEKTLLITSHDLFDIERICSRIILLRRGQIVVSGNMEELKEALGVRMGVTIKVSSKIPKDIVNEISKDSEVNVIGEKELILSGDKISPSSVVRYLVNKGIEVEKVEEEKVTLEDIYTYIVKEDEE from the coding sequence ATGGAAACAATAATATTGAAAGATATTCGGAAGGTTTATAAAAACGGGGTAGAAGCTTTGAAAGATATTAATATTTCAATAAATGCGGGAGAAATTGTAGGATTGATTGGGCCAAACGGTGCAGGAAAAACTACCCTGATAAATATAATATTAGGACTTTTGAAACCAACTGAAGGAGTTTCAAAAATTTTAGGGGTAGATACCGATAAGATGACCAAGCAACAAAGGAAAAAGATAGGTTTCATTTTGGATGGACCTGGTCTATATAATGATTTAACTGTTGATGAAAATATAAAGTTCTGGAGTGAATTATATGGGGTTTCCCAAGTACGTGGAGAAGCATTACTAAATCAATGGGGACTTTACGAAAATAGGGGAAGTTTGGTAAAGGGACTTTCCGCAGGTATGAAGCAAAAGTTAGCCATATCAAGAGCATTTTTGCATGATCCTTCAATTGTTTTAATGGATGAACCAACGTCCAATCTTGATCCAGTAGCCAGGAAAAACATGGTAGAATTTTTAAAAAGCTTACATGATAAAGAAAAAACACTTTTAATAACCTCTCATGACCTTTTCGATATAGAAAGAATATGTTCAAGGATAATACTTTTGAGAAGAGGACAAATAGTTGTATCTGGAAATATGGAAGAATTGAAAGAGGCTTTGGGAGTTAGAATGGGTGTAACAATAAAGGTAAGTAGTAAAATTCCCAAGGATATAGTAAATGAGATTTCAAAGGATTCTGAAGTAAATGTAATAGGAGAAAAAGAGTTGATACTCTCTGGAGATAAAATAAGTCCATCATCAGTAGTTCGATATCTCGTGAATAAAGGAATAGAGGTCGAAAAGGTGGAAGAAGAAAAAGTGACGCTTGAGGATATATATACTTATATCGTGAAGGAGGACGAAGAATGA
- a CDS encoding ABC transporter ATP-binding protein, with product MALNKFGTLSFVFKYVKRRIWLFILGMIMLIVLTLVALLPPYLTKLAFDEGIMARNMNVLIKFVLILVGTYLLQSIINYSSSVLFTFLNQHTLLDMKKDLNKNILNLPLEFFTTNESGYILARMKEVDSLSSFFSMNTLRAIISIFEFVGALFIMFSMNFKLTILLLLMVPVFGIVTKIFGRSLKKFTHASLEKGAMYSGKLQQAILGGEEIKRLGIEEKQVKEINQASEQFAKTMIKRGISMSGGTELLTLFSSLASVFLLYVGGSAVLNENISIGTYMAFAGYFSKLYAPVLNWNTTMLTIQPAFVALERIRNFFFKYQKEEETGDELELNQINEIEMKNVSFKYPVGNDYVIENFDLNAKKGTKILLKGPNGSGKSTIIRLLLGFYNNYDGKILVNGTDLKKISKKSLRKLFSIVSQRIFLLNSSIAENIKIVDEIDEEQYQKVLLKSGLKGFVDSLPLRDKTPVGENGIKLSGGQIQKIAIARAIAKANSDVYVFDEATAHLDSETRELIKKFIKEKLNDKICVIIDHSNNFDDVCNKIIDITKEEQLKN from the coding sequence ATGGCCTTAAATAAATTCGGTACTTTAAGTTTTGTTTTTAAATACGTAAAAAGGAGAATATGGCTTTTTATCTTGGGCATGATTATGCTAATTGTACTCACTTTGGTTGCTCTTTTACCCCCTTATCTCACAAAACTCGCTTTTGATGAAGGGATTATGGCAAGAAATATGAATGTTCTTATTAAATTCGTGTTGATCCTTGTTGGTACCTATCTTTTACAAAGTATAATTAACTACAGTTCTTCCGTGTTGTTCACTTTTTTAAATCAACATACACTTCTTGATATGAAGAAAGATCTCAACAAAAATATTTTGAATCTTCCATTAGAATTTTTTACGACCAACGAAAGTGGATATATCCTTGCCCGAATGAAAGAAGTTGACTCCTTGAGTTCCTTTTTCTCCATGAATACTCTAAGGGCGATCATAAGCATCTTTGAATTTGTAGGTGCTCTTTTTATTATGTTTTCAATGAACTTTAAGCTCACTATTCTATTACTTTTAATGGTTCCTGTATTCGGTATAGTAACAAAAATCTTTGGAAGATCTCTTAAAAAATTCACTCATGCCTCTCTTGAAAAAGGTGCAATGTACAGCGGGAAATTGCAACAAGCGATTTTAGGTGGAGAAGAAATAAAGAGACTTGGCATAGAAGAAAAACAGGTAAAGGAGATAAACCAAGCGAGTGAACAATTTGCAAAGACGATGATAAAAAGGGGAATCTCGATGTCAGGGGGAACAGAGTTATTGACACTTTTTTCTTCTCTTGCAAGTGTATTTTTGCTATACGTTGGAGGAAGTGCAGTTCTAAATGAAAATATCTCTATCGGTACCTATATGGCATTCGCAGGTTATTTTTCGAAATTATATGCCCCTGTTTTAAATTGGAACACAACGATGTTGACTATCCAACCAGCCTTCGTTGCTTTGGAAAGAATCAGAAATTTTTTCTTCAAATACCAAAAAGAGGAAGAAACTGGTGATGAATTAGAATTAAACCAAATAAATGAAATAGAGATGAAAAATGTAAGCTTTAAATATCCGGTTGGTAATGATTATGTGATAGAAAACTTTGATTTAAATGCCAAAAAAGGTACTAAAATACTTTTAAAAGGTCCAAATGGAAGCGGTAAATCGACGATAATAAGATTGCTTTTAGGGTTTTATAACAACTATGATGGTAAGATATTGGTTAATGGAACGGACTTGAAAAAGATATCAAAAAAATCATTAAGAAAACTCTTTTCAATAGTATCGCAGAGGATTTTTCTCTTAAACTCTTCGATAGCAGAAAATATAAAAATCGTTGATGAAATAGATGAGGAACAATATCAAAAGGTTTTACTTAAATCGGGTTTAAAGGGATTTGTCGACTCTCTACCCTTGAGAGACAAAACACCTGTGGGGGAAAATGGGATAAAACTATCAGGTGGACAGATTCAAAAGATAGCAATAGCTCGAGCTATCGCAAAAGCTAATTCGGACGTTTATGTTTTTGATGAAGCTACCGCACATCTGGATAGTGAAACAAGAGAGTTGATAAAGAAATTCATCAAAGAAAAATTGAACGATAAAATATGTGTGATAATAGATCATTCAAATAACTTTGATGATGTCTGCAACAAAATTATAGATATAACGAAAGAAGAACAATTAAAAAATTGA
- a CDS encoding cell division FtsA domain-containing protein, producing the protein MIFGLDIGTRTLVGTLAEYDEETENIIIKHFAEVEHENRAMLDGQIHDVNKVAKGVFKIKKTLEEESSINLSEVAIAIAGRFLISSIGSYSLDISTHGYLDSETIKKMELEAVKVSTEKLNYSQEMYCVGYSILYYSLDNQWIKHLEGQRGNQAKVKVLAAYLPKNVVEAMMSVLDKVGLKPIHVTLEPIAATSLVVPEDLRSLNVAMVDVGAGTSDISISNKGVITGYGMVPLAGDEITDTISQRLLVDFKTAEKIKRQLSQSDEITYNDILDNPQIVRKEEVINIITPVIDTITDKIAKEILNLNGKPPVAVMVVGGGGKVPTFTEKLAGKLGLPKERVSLKTTKNLENIIFESKRMEGSEYITPLGIVNVALKKQGSVFNTIKINGRNVNMLIIGKDMNVLQALLQSGYSLDKLVGLPSPAIAFELNEKLQIKKGNMGEKAKITVNGVSADIHSPIKPGDHIEIEEPKNGKPVNLKLKDVIEPIEFYLNGEPKTTYPVVIKNGEKIESLEEEIKDGDKIFTSPPKIEDVFKEYNEKIFFTINNLPYEVPVGTIIMKDEEILDKDYQIKNGDLLKTKAVKLPKIKEFLDIETEKMKVFLNGKEVHLNKEEIIASYDGKIIDIEEEVSNGANYSIKKVKKDVQLIDVFSHLSINREEIQSYEIYLNDQKVESFLQKIEPGANVRLLINDQRNRS; encoded by the coding sequence ATGATCTTTGGACTTGATATAGGTACAAGGACTCTTGTAGGGACATTGGCAGAATATGATGAAGAAACAGAAAATATAATAATCAAGCATTTTGCAGAAGTTGAGCACGAAAATAGAGCGATGCTTGACGGACAAATTCATGATGTCAACAAGGTTGCAAAAGGTGTATTCAAAATAAAGAAAACACTGGAGGAGGAAAGTTCCATCAATCTTTCCGAAGTTGCCATCGCTATAGCTGGTAGGTTTCTTATCTCTTCAATTGGCTCATACAGCCTTGATATTTCAACTCATGGTTATTTAGACAGTGAAACAATCAAAAAGATGGAACTCGAAGCCGTTAAAGTGTCTACAGAAAAATTAAACTACTCCCAAGAAATGTACTGCGTAGGATACTCCATACTCTACTACAGTCTTGATAATCAATGGATTAAACATCTAGAAGGGCAAAGAGGTAATCAAGCAAAAGTAAAAGTTTTGGCAGCTTATCTACCAAAAAATGTTGTAGAAGCTATGATGTCTGTATTGGATAAAGTTGGATTAAAACCAATCCATGTCACATTGGAACCGATAGCCGCAACAAGTTTAGTTGTGCCTGAGGACTTGAGAAGCCTGAATGTTGCAATGGTAGATGTGGGGGCCGGAACAAGCGATATATCCATATCAAATAAAGGGGTAATAACAGGCTATGGAATGGTACCTTTAGCTGGAGATGAGATAACAGACACTATCTCTCAACGACTATTGGTGGATTTCAAAACTGCTGAAAAGATAAAAAGGCAATTATCTCAAAGCGATGAAATTACATACAACGATATTCTGGATAATCCACAAATTGTAAGAAAAGAAGAAGTAATTAACATAATAACCCCTGTTATAGACACCATAACGGATAAAATAGCTAAAGAAATATTAAATCTAAATGGGAAACCTCCTGTTGCTGTGATGGTAGTAGGTGGTGGAGGAAAAGTACCAACTTTCACCGAAAAATTAGCCGGCAAACTTGGACTTCCCAAAGAAAGGGTATCTTTAAAAACTACCAAAAACTTGGAGAATATCATTTTTGAATCAAAAAGAATGGAAGGTAGTGAATACATAACTCCTTTAGGTATAGTAAATGTCGCACTGAAAAAGCAGGGTAGTGTATTCAATACTATTAAAATAAACGGAAGAAATGTAAATATGTTAATCATAGGTAAAGACATGAACGTTTTACAGGCGTTACTACAATCAGGTTATTCTCTAGACAAATTGGTTGGACTACCTTCCCCTGCGATAGCTTTCGAACTGAACGAAAAATTACAGATAAAAAAGGGAAATATGGGCGAAAAGGCAAAAATAACAGTAAACGGAGTATCTGCGGATATACATTCTCCCATTAAACCAGGAGATCACATTGAAATAGAAGAACCTAAAAATGGCAAACCTGTCAATTTGAAATTGAAAGACGTGATTGAACCCATTGAATTTTACTTAAATGGAGAACCCAAAACCACTTATCCTGTAGTAATAAAAAATGGTGAAAAAATAGAAAGCTTAGAAGAAGAGATCAAAGATGGAGATAAAATATTTACTTCACCTCCAAAAATAGAAGATGTATTTAAAGAGTACAACGAGAAAATTTTCTTCACAATAAATAACCTTCCATATGAAGTCCCTGTGGGTACGATTATCATGAAAGACGAAGAAATCTTAGATAAAGATTATCAAATAAAAAATGGAGATCTTCTAAAAACAAAGGCGGTAAAGCTTCCTAAGATAAAAGAATTCTTGGATATCGAAACCGAAAAGATGAAAGTATTTTTAAACGGGAAAGAGGTTCATTTAAACAAAGAAGAAATAATCGCATCCTATGATGGAAAAATAATTGACATAGAAGAAGAAGTGAGCAATGGAGCAAATTACTCGATTAAAAAGGTAAAAAAGGATGTTCAATTAATAGATGTATTTTCTCATCTTTCCATAAACAGAGAAGAAATTCAATCTTATGAAATTTACTTAAATGACCAAAAAGTCGAAAGCTTTCTACAAAAGATCGAACCAGGTGCGAATGTGAGGTTGTTAATCAATGATCAGAGGAATAGGAGTTGA